One Bradyrhizobium zhanjiangense DNA segment encodes these proteins:
- a CDS encoding TRAP transporter substrate-binding protein has protein sequence MKRMFLGLVAVALIASAFVVSTTAVIAQTKVLKMQATWPASLTLYDNFTYFADRVNKLSAGALKIEAMPAGQVVPAFEVLDATHKRVLDGAHAWAGYWTGKNKAAILFTGGPGGTFGMDFMDVMGWLYHGGGLDLYNEFYQKELKLNLVVFPILPAGPQAFGWFKKPIQTVEDMKGMKCRQTGMAGEVWQALGFTVVNMPGGEIIPSAQRGVIDCAEWVGGIEDLQLGFHNVWKYHYSPGLHENVTIGEIVINGDVWKELSPQHQEIIKSAANETFLVWWTKWQRQNADALIEMQQKHGVQILRTPTEILLAFIKKWDEIAAAESAKNPFFKKVHDSQKAYASAVVPYKRSYFPPYSFMANYYFPLEK, from the coding sequence ATGAAACGCATGTTTCTGGGGTTAGTCGCCGTTGCCCTGATCGCTTCGGCGTTTGTCGTATCCACCACTGCAGTCATCGCGCAGACGAAAGTGTTGAAGATGCAGGCCACATGGCCGGCGTCGCTCACGCTCTATGACAACTTCACCTATTTCGCCGACCGGGTGAACAAGCTGTCGGCTGGCGCGCTGAAGATCGAGGCAATGCCCGCTGGCCAGGTCGTGCCGGCGTTCGAGGTGCTGGACGCAACCCACAAGAGGGTGCTCGACGGAGCGCATGCGTGGGCCGGCTACTGGACCGGCAAGAACAAGGCCGCGATCCTGTTCACCGGCGGTCCCGGCGGCACCTTCGGCATGGACTTCATGGACGTGATGGGTTGGCTCTATCACGGTGGCGGCCTCGACCTATACAATGAGTTCTATCAGAAGGAGCTCAAGCTCAACCTCGTCGTGTTCCCCATCCTGCCTGCGGGGCCGCAGGCGTTCGGCTGGTTCAAGAAGCCGATCCAGACGGTCGAGGACATGAAGGGCATGAAATGCCGCCAGACTGGCATGGCCGGCGAAGTGTGGCAGGCCCTCGGCTTCACGGTAGTCAACATGCCGGGCGGAGAAATCATTCCCTCTGCGCAACGCGGCGTGATCGATTGCGCAGAATGGGTCGGCGGCATCGAGGACCTGCAGCTCGGCTTCCACAACGTCTGGAAGTACCATTATTCGCCTGGCTTGCATGAGAACGTGACGATCGGCGAAATCGTCATCAACGGCGATGTGTGGAAGGAGCTCAGCCCGCAGCATCAGGAGATTATCAAGTCGGCGGCCAACGAGACATTCCTGGTCTGGTGGACCAAGTGGCAGCGCCAGAACGCCGATGCGCTGATCGAGATGCAGCAGAAGCACGGCGTGCAGATCCTGCGCACGCCGACGGAGATCCTGCTGGCCTTCATCAAGAAGTGGGACGAGATCGCGGCGGCCGAGAGCGCCAAGAACCCGTTCTTCAAGAAGGTGCACGACTCGCAGAAGGCCTATGCCAGCGCCGTGGTGCCGTACAAGCGGTCCTATTTCCCGCCGTACTCCTTCATGGCGAACTACTACTTCCCTCTCGAGAAATAG
- a CDS encoding fumarylacetoacetate hydrolase family protein — MRLVTYTFGSAGTRLGVLVNGLVVDVERLGASCGLAWPNDMLSFIDNNATLLPALKDGLESANGRLPAGAAVPLEDVRLQAPIPRPRKNIFGIGLNYRAHVAESAKSLDTDKDLPKQPVVFSKPPTSVIGPGAAIQHNAKMTQQLDWEVELAVIIGRTATRIAAEKAMDHVFGYSVMIDISARDNRRAGQWIFSKGMDTYAPFGPCIVTADEIADPHDLRLWLTKNGVTKQDSNTKYMIFDVPALIADISSGMTLEPGDIIATGTPEGVGAGMTPQEWLWPGDVVEAGVDGVGVIRHPVVAI, encoded by the coding sequence ATGCGTCTCGTGACCTATACCTTCGGCTCCGCCGGTACCCGCCTTGGAGTGCTCGTCAACGGGCTGGTCGTCGATGTCGAGCGCCTCGGCGCATCGTGCGGTCTGGCATGGCCGAACGACATGCTCTCATTCATCGACAACAACGCGACGCTGTTGCCGGCGCTCAAGGACGGCCTCGAGAGCGCCAATGGGCGCTTGCCGGCCGGCGCTGCCGTTCCCCTCGAGGACGTGAGGCTGCAGGCGCCAATCCCGCGGCCCCGCAAGAACATCTTCGGCATCGGGCTGAATTATCGCGCGCATGTCGCGGAATCCGCCAAGAGCCTGGACACGGACAAGGATCTGCCGAAACAGCCGGTCGTCTTCTCCAAGCCGCCGACCTCCGTGATCGGTCCCGGCGCGGCAATCCAGCACAATGCGAAGATGACGCAGCAGCTCGACTGGGAGGTCGAGCTTGCCGTCATCATCGGCAGGACCGCGACGCGCATCGCGGCCGAGAAGGCGATGGACCACGTGTTCGGCTATTCGGTGATGATCGACATTTCCGCGCGCGACAATCGCCGGGCTGGGCAGTGGATCTTTTCCAAGGGCATGGACACCTATGCGCCGTTCGGCCCCTGCATCGTGACGGCGGACGAGATTGCCGATCCACATGACCTGCGGCTGTGGCTGACCAAGAACGGGGTCACGAAGCAGGACTCCAACACCAAGTACATGATCTTCGATGTTCCGGCCCTGATTGCCGACATTTCGTCCGGAATGACGCTGGAGCCGGGCGACATCATCGCGACGGGAACGCCGGAAGGGGTGGGCGCAGGCATGACTCCGCAGGAATGGCTGTGGCCGGGCGACGTGGTGGAGGCCGGGGTCGACGGCGTCGGTGTCATCCGGCACCCGGTCGTCGCGATCTGA
- a CDS encoding acyl-CoA thioesterase, which yields MTAFSFDRKLRFADCDPSGIAYFPAYLNMLNGVVEDFWEAIGFPWPGLITLRKIGTPTVHLTCDFSRPSMFGDLLTFKLRIGRVGGSSLHLAHVVSGSDGMRWRARQILAATSLVDHHAIPWPDDVRAALVAHLNVDEEIEAAPS from the coding sequence ATGACGGCGTTCTCGTTCGACCGCAAGCTGCGGTTCGCGGACTGCGATCCCTCCGGAATCGCCTACTTCCCGGCCTATCTGAACATGCTCAACGGAGTCGTCGAAGACTTCTGGGAGGCGATCGGATTTCCCTGGCCCGGATTGATCACGCTCCGCAAGATCGGCACGCCCACCGTGCATCTGACCTGCGATTTCTCCCGGCCGTCGATGTTCGGCGATCTCTTGACGTTCAAGCTGCGCATCGGCCGGGTGGGCGGATCATCGCTGCATTTGGCTCATGTCGTCTCGGGCTCGGATGGCATGCGCTGGCGCGCACGCCAGATCCTTGCCGCAACCTCGCTCGTGGATCACCACGCCATTCCGTGGCCCGACGATGTTCGGGCTGCGCTTGTCGCGCATCTGAATGTCGATGAGGAAATTGAGGCAGCGCCATCATGA
- a CDS encoding SDR family NAD(P)-dependent oxidoreductase has protein sequence MTGAASGIGLGIATALSQAGVKVMLCDIEEEALKKAVADLKTRTNVDVDGVKADVSLKGELQAAADATVARYGRIHILVNNAGVGGGGTYGEWTDAGWNWVLGVNLMSVIWGFEIFGPLIEAHGEGGQVVSTASVAGLITGPSPAYDVSKYGVVALSEGMRNVLAPRKIGVSVLCPGVIRTQIMNSRRNVPQRFAGAVGNPPPTEGPRAEFIRALQGRINNGIDPLYVGELVREAIENDWPYIFTDTEHEPFIDRRFAAIKQGFDRIRGRTPRR, from the coding sequence GTGACAGGCGCTGCCTCGGGGATCGGACTGGGGATCGCGACCGCGCTGTCACAGGCGGGCGTGAAGGTCATGCTCTGCGATATCGAGGAAGAGGCGCTGAAAAAAGCGGTCGCGGACCTGAAGACACGGACCAACGTCGATGTCGATGGCGTGAAAGCTGACGTCTCGCTCAAAGGCGAACTTCAGGCGGCAGCGGACGCGACTGTCGCGCGGTATGGCAGAATCCACATATTGGTCAACAATGCGGGCGTGGGCGGCGGCGGCACCTATGGTGAGTGGACTGATGCTGGCTGGAACTGGGTCCTCGGCGTCAACCTGATGTCGGTGATCTGGGGCTTCGAGATTTTCGGTCCGCTGATCGAAGCGCACGGCGAAGGAGGGCAGGTTGTTTCCACGGCGTCCGTCGCCGGACTGATTACGGGACCAAGTCCGGCGTACGATGTGAGCAAATATGGAGTGGTGGCACTGTCCGAGGGGATGCGTAACGTGCTCGCGCCGAGGAAGATTGGGGTATCCGTTCTGTGTCCGGGCGTCATCCGCACGCAGATCATGAATTCTCGGCGCAATGTGCCGCAGCGATTTGCTGGAGCTGTCGGCAATCCTCCGCCGACAGAAGGACCCCGCGCCGAGTTCATCAGGGCATTGCAGGGACGGATCAACAACGGCATTGATCCGCTCTATGTGGGCGAACTGGTTCGCGAGGCCATCGAAAACGACTGGCCCTATATTTTCACCGATACTGAGCACGAACCGTTCATCGACAGGCGCTTCGCAGCGATCAAGCAGGGCTTCGACCGTATACGCGGACGAACGCCGCGACGCTAG
- a CDS encoding TRAP transporter small permease subunit: MAEITGRQPPALLAIIRIIDGFTDRTGTIISWLSVPLVLAVAYEVGARYLFNAPTIWVYDATYMLYGSLFMLGAAYALHKGAHIRTDFFWEKFSIRRKGWIDTISYVVFFFPSLIMLFLISWNEFHYAWLINETSDQTPWRPVLWPFKFIVPFACLLLLIQGVSELIKSIYMARTGVELEHKEKVEI; the protein is encoded by the coding sequence ATGGCTGAGATAACAGGCAGGCAGCCGCCGGCATTGCTGGCCATAATCAGGATCATCGACGGCTTCACGGACCGGACCGGCACGATCATCTCGTGGCTGTCGGTGCCGCTGGTCCTGGCCGTCGCTTACGAGGTTGGGGCGCGTTACCTGTTCAACGCGCCGACCATATGGGTCTACGACGCAACATACATGCTGTACGGCTCGCTATTCATGCTTGGCGCCGCCTACGCGCTGCACAAGGGCGCTCATATCCGCACCGACTTCTTCTGGGAGAAGTTCTCGATCCGCAGGAAGGGCTGGATCGATACGATCTCCTATGTCGTCTTCTTCTTCCCGAGCCTGATCATGCTGTTCCTGATCAGCTGGAACGAATTTCACTACGCCTGGCTGATCAACGAGACTTCGGACCAGACGCCGTGGCGGCCCGTGCTGTGGCCGTTCAAGTTCATCGTGCCGTTCGCCTGCCTCCTGCTGCTGATTCAGGGCGTGTCCGAACTGATCAAGAGCATCTATATGGCGCGCACCGGCGTCGAGCTCGAGCACAAGGAGAAGGTCGAGATATGA
- a CDS encoding cupin domain-containing protein: protein MRDNVIGRANVEDTPELKAYYKDLEKYEAGALWTVANKIEPWQPQSASVPVLWRYGDLREHVLRSVELVSPEKAGRRVIYLNNPGRRDVSAAVGWLYSGLQVMHPGEVASAHAHSASALRFIMEGSGAYTVVDGHKMTLGARDFVLTPNGTWHEHGVDAGGSVCIWQDGLDIPLVNALEANFFVVHPNIQQEESGYPVDDMTKTWGNLGLRPVNAPWSKGYSPMFKYEWEPTYEALQKYAAATDGSPYDGILMSYVNPVTGGHVMQTIGASMQMLRPGEKTTSHRHTGSFIYQVAKGSGYSVIAGKRFEWQERDIFCVPSWAWHEHGNASASEDACLFCFNDLPVIEGLGLYREEAYGDNAGHQPAA, encoded by the coding sequence ATGCGGGACAACGTGATCGGCCGGGCCAATGTCGAGGACACTCCGGAGCTCAAGGCCTACTACAAGGATCTCGAGAAATACGAAGCCGGTGCTTTGTGGACGGTCGCCAACAAGATCGAGCCATGGCAGCCGCAATCGGCGTCCGTTCCCGTGCTCTGGCGCTACGGCGATCTGCGCGAACATGTGCTGCGCTCGGTCGAGCTGGTCTCTCCCGAAAAAGCCGGGCGCCGGGTGATCTATCTCAACAATCCCGGTCGTCGCGACGTATCGGCAGCCGTCGGCTGGCTCTATTCGGGCTTGCAGGTCATGCATCCCGGCGAGGTCGCCTCGGCCCACGCGCACTCGGCTTCGGCCCTGCGCTTCATCATGGAAGGCTCGGGTGCCTACACCGTCGTCGACGGCCACAAGATGACGTTAGGGGCCCGCGATTTCGTGCTCACACCAAACGGCACCTGGCACGAGCACGGGGTCGACGCCGGCGGCTCGGTGTGCATCTGGCAGGACGGGCTCGACATCCCGCTCGTCAACGCGCTCGAAGCCAATTTCTTCGTGGTGCATCCCAACATCCAGCAGGAAGAGTCCGGCTATCCCGTCGACGACATGACCAAGACCTGGGGCAACCTCGGGCTTCGCCCGGTGAACGCGCCGTGGTCGAAGGGCTATTCGCCGATGTTCAAATATGAGTGGGAGCCGACCTACGAAGCCCTGCAGAAATATGCGGCTGCGACCGACGGCTCGCCTTACGACGGCATCCTCATGAGTTATGTCAATCCGGTCACCGGCGGGCACGTGATGCAGACGATCGGCGCGAGCATGCAAATGCTGCGGCCGGGCGAGAAGACGACATCGCACCGGCACACCGGCAGCTTCATCTACCAGGTCGCCAAGGGCAGCGGTTATTCCGTCATCGCAGGCAAGCGCTTCGAATGGCAGGAGCGCGATATCTTCTGCGTTCCGTCCTGGGCCTGGCATGAGCACGGCAATGCCTCCGCGAGCGAGGACGCCTGCCTGTTCTGCTTCAATGACCTGCCTGTGATCGAAGGTCTCGGGCTCTATCGGGAAGAAGCCTATGGCGACAATGCCGGCCATCAGCCGGCAGCCTGA
- a CDS encoding TRAP transporter large permease: MTAEALIGVVMLLVLLGAIFIGVPISFTLLFLAFSFGYWGMGATVFELGYFQTIGMMKEELLAAVPLFIFMGFITEQAGLMERLFTAFRMMLAPVRGALFLVVILTSTVFAMATGIVGAAVTVLGIMASPIMTKAGYDAKLSAGTITAGGTLGILIPPSVMLIVMGPVLGVSVADLYAAAFGPGFLLAGIYIVYLMGRAFLNPKLGPPVPKDERIYSVGYIAREVVVGTLPLLGLITATLGSIIGGLATPTEAAGIGSVGALVLAIAYGRFSFAGLQRALTSTMATSSMVLLLAVTSNIFGAVFARLGSANWITETMLGLQLPPSFMLIVVLFLIFLLGWPFEWPAIVLVFLPIFYPVVKGMGIDLIWFGALVAVVLQTAFLSPPVAMSAYYLKQVVKGWSLATIYAGMFQFMILQVLCVGLMIAFPGIATWFPQTLHETSRSQVIPEEYRKILEQQKQAPSLEDEDWLTPKKK; the protein is encoded by the coding sequence ATGACCGCAGAAGCGCTCATCGGCGTCGTCATGCTGCTGGTGCTGCTCGGCGCGATCTTCATCGGTGTGCCGATCTCGTTCACGTTGCTGTTTCTCGCCTTTTCGTTCGGCTACTGGGGCATGGGAGCGACGGTCTTCGAGCTTGGTTACTTCCAGACCATCGGCATGATGAAGGAAGAACTCCTCGCCGCCGTGCCGCTGTTCATCTTCATGGGCTTCATCACCGAGCAAGCGGGACTCATGGAACGCCTTTTTACGGCGTTCCGCATGATGCTTGCGCCGGTGCGCGGCGCACTCTTCCTCGTCGTCATCCTGACCTCGACCGTGTTCGCGATGGCGACAGGCATCGTCGGCGCAGCCGTGACCGTTCTTGGCATCATGGCCTCGCCGATCATGACCAAGGCGGGTTATGACGCCAAGCTTTCAGCGGGCACCATCACGGCGGGCGGCACGCTCGGCATTCTCATTCCCCCGTCGGTCATGCTGATCGTGATGGGCCCGGTGCTCGGGGTGTCGGTCGCCGATCTCTATGCTGCAGCCTTCGGGCCGGGTTTCCTGCTGGCCGGCATCTACATCGTCTATCTGATGGGCCGCGCCTTCCTGAATCCCAAACTAGGGCCGCCGGTGCCAAAGGATGAGCGGATCTACTCCGTTGGCTACATTGCGCGCGAGGTGGTCGTCGGCACGCTGCCGCTGCTCGGGCTCATCACGGCGACGCTCGGCTCGATCATCGGGGGCCTTGCGACGCCGACAGAGGCCGCTGGCATCGGCAGCGTCGGCGCTCTGGTCCTGGCCATCGCATATGGCAGGTTCTCGTTCGCCGGACTGCAGCGCGCGCTGACCTCGACGATGGCGACGTCGAGCATGGTCCTGTTGCTGGCGGTCACATCGAACATCTTCGGTGCGGTGTTCGCTCGCCTCGGCTCGGCGAACTGGATCACCGAGACGATGCTCGGCCTGCAGTTGCCGCCGAGCTTCATGCTGATTGTCGTGCTCTTTCTCATTTTTCTGCTGGGTTGGCCGTTTGAGTGGCCAGCCATCGTCCTGGTGTTCCTGCCGATCTTCTATCCCGTTGTGAAGGGCATGGGCATCGACCTCATATGGTTCGGCGCGTTGGTTGCGGTGGTGCTGCAAACCGCCTTTCTGTCGCCGCCGGTCGCCATGTCGGCGTACTATCTCAAGCAGGTGGTCAAGGGCTGGAGTCTCGCGACGATTTACGCCGGCATGTTCCAGTTCATGATCCTGCAGGTGTTATGCGTTGGGCTTATGATCGCTTTCCCCGGCATTGCGACCTGGTTCCCGCAGACGCTGCACGAGACGTCGCGCAGTCAGGTCATCCCCGAGGAGTACAGGAAAATCCTGGAGCAGCAGAAGCAAGCACCGTCCCTGGAAGACGAGGATTGGTTGACCCCAAAAAAGAAGTAG
- a CDS encoding indolepyruvate ferredoxin oxidoreductase subunit alpha: protein MAERSFAREVEDLRLGAGDIFRGEGILAITKALLQSGVAYVGGYQGSPISHLMDVLADAKDVLDDLGVVFQSSANEAAAAAMLSASVMYPLRGAVAWKSTVGTNVASDALANLASGGVTGGTMIIVGEDYGEGSSIMQERTHAFAMKSQMWLLDPRPDHDCIVNLIEKGFELSECSNTPVMLEVRVRACHMHGSFACKDNVRPAYTIKDALNNPKRDVGRIVLPPAAYEHEQEKIKTRMPAAIGFIRDNKLNEWMGPKRGKVGIIMQGGMYNNVIRALQYLGLSDAYGNTQIPLYVMNVTYPVIDTEVAEFCLDKDAVLIVEEGQPEYLEQAINTVLRRKDIQARVHGKDVLPMGGDYTAQVLLGGVREFLEKTEPRLLGNRPPAPDAVPVLNHPAVEKLKQVVPARPPGLCTGCPERPIFAAMKLVEEELGEHHVSADIGCHLFSILPPFNIGATTMGFGLGPASTSAFNVKADKRSIAVMGDGGFWHNGLTSGIGNAVFNKHDGVFVIVDNFYTSATGGQDILSSRAVNKRRKINNSIVQAVKGIGAQWVRQIDRTYDVGRMRDTLKEALTTKDEGPKVIVASSECMLNKQRRVKPQTSKAIKDGLRIVKERFGVDEDVCTGDHACLRLSGCPSLSVKQLDDPLRDDPVAAIDNSCVGCGNCGEVAEAAVLCPSFYRANVIHNPTRWDRFKSNIAMTVIGWLQRRRERRRPALEALT, encoded by the coding sequence ATGGCTGAACGGTCTTTCGCTCGCGAGGTCGAAGATCTCCGGCTCGGCGCGGGCGACATCTTCCGCGGCGAAGGCATCCTCGCCATCACCAAGGCGCTGCTGCAATCCGGTGTGGCCTATGTCGGCGGCTACCAGGGCTCGCCGATCTCGCATCTGATGGACGTGCTGGCCGACGCCAAGGACGTGCTCGACGATCTCGGCGTCGTGTTCCAGAGCTCGGCCAACGAAGCGGCCGCCGCGGCGATGCTCTCGGCATCGGTGATGTATCCGCTGCGGGGTGCGGTGGCCTGGAAGTCCACGGTCGGCACCAATGTCGCCTCCGATGCGCTCGCCAATCTCGCTTCCGGCGGCGTCACCGGCGGCACCATGATCATCGTGGGCGAAGATTACGGCGAAGGCTCCTCCATCATGCAGGAGCGCACCCACGCCTTCGCCATGAAATCGCAGATGTGGCTGCTCGATCCGCGGCCCGACCACGACTGCATCGTCAACCTGATCGAGAAGGGTTTCGAGCTCTCGGAATGCTCGAACACGCCGGTGATGCTGGAAGTCCGCGTTCGCGCCTGCCACATGCATGGAAGCTTTGCCTGCAAGGACAATGTCAGGCCGGCGTACACGATCAAGGACGCGCTCAATAATCCCAAGCGCGACGTCGGCCGCATCGTGCTGCCGCCGGCGGCCTATGAGCATGAGCAGGAGAAGATCAAGACGCGCATGCCCGCGGCGATCGGCTTCATCCGCGACAACAAGCTAAACGAATGGATGGGACCGAAGCGCGGCAAGGTCGGCATCATCATGCAGGGCGGCATGTACAACAATGTCATCCGCGCGCTGCAATATCTCGGGCTCTCGGATGCCTATGGCAATACGCAGATCCCGCTTTACGTCATGAACGTCACCTACCCCGTGATCGACACGGAAGTTGCGGAGTTCTGCCTCGACAAGGACGCCGTCCTGATCGTCGAGGAAGGCCAACCGGAATATCTGGAGCAGGCGATCAATACCGTGCTGCGGCGCAAGGACATCCAGGCGCGCGTCCACGGCAAGGACGTGCTGCCGATGGGCGGGGACTACACCGCGCAGGTCCTGCTCGGCGGTGTCAGGGAATTCCTCGAGAAGACGGAGCCGAGATTGCTCGGCAACAGGCCGCCGGCACCGGATGCCGTTCCCGTGCTCAATCATCCGGCGGTCGAGAAGCTCAAGCAGGTCGTGCCGGCCCGGCCGCCGGGCCTGTGCACCGGCTGCCCGGAACGGCCGATCTTCGCCGCGATGAAGCTGGTGGAAGAAGAACTCGGCGAGCACCACGTCTCGGCCGACATCGGCTGCCATCTGTTCTCGATCCTGCCGCCCTTCAACATCGGCGCGACGACGATGGGCTTCGGCCTCGGTCCGGCCTCGACCTCCGCATTCAACGTCAAGGCCGATAAGCGCTCGATCGCGGTCATGGGCGACGGCGGTTTCTGGCACAACGGGCTGACCAGCGGCATCGGCAACGCCGTCTTCAACAAGCATGACGGTGTATTCGTCATCGTCGACAATTTTTACACCTCGGCAACCGGCGGCCAGGACATCCTGTCGTCCCGCGCGGTCAACAAGCGGCGCAAGATCAACAATTCGATCGTGCAGGCCGTGAAAGGCATCGGTGCCCAATGGGTGCGGCAGATCGACCGCACCTATGACGTCGGCAGGATGCGCGACACGCTGAAGGAGGCGCTGACGACGAAGGATGAGGGTCCCAAGGTCATCGTCGCCTCGTCCGAATGCATGCTGAACAAACAGCGCCGCGTGAAGCCGCAGACGAGCAAGGCGATCAAGGACGGGCTGCGCATCGTCAAGGAGCGCTTCGGTGTCGATGAAGACGTCTGCACGGGCGACCACGCCTGCCTCCGCCTGTCGGGCTGCCCATCCCTCTCGGTGAAACAGCTCGACGATCCCCTGCGCGACGATCCGGTCGCCGCGATCGACAATTCCTGTGTCGGCTGCGGCAATTGCGGCGAGGTCGCCGAGGCCGCCGTGCTGTGTCCCTCGTTCTACCGCGCCAACGTCATTCACAATCCGACCCGCTGGGACAGGTTCAAGTCGAACATCGCGATGACGGTGATCGGCTGGCTGCAACGGCGGCGCGAGCGCCGCCGACCGGCGCTCGAGGCGCTGACATGA
- a CDS encoding amidinotransferase, whose product MDMVTRVDSADADPASRAAPVNSHNEWDPLEEVRVGRLEGAAIPSDHPVVTCNIPGMAARAQSLLAGFHYPKIMIEPAQRELDHFVALLQSLGIVVKRPEAVDHKKRFGTPEWSSWGFCNSCPRDSLLVIGGEIIETPMVWPCRYFETHSYRPILKDYFRRGARWTAAPRPQLTNELFDPEFHVPEKGEPISYILTEFEPVFDAADFFRCGRDLFVTRSNVTNASGIEWLRRHLGDGYRIHEIKSRCPTPMHIDTTILPLGPGKILINPEYIDADQLPAILKKWDILVAPEPDPITDPMLRITSLCGKWLNMNVLMVDEKRVIVDPHHTATMRALENWGFEPIPCEFLHYAAFGGAFHCATLDIRRCGTLQSYF is encoded by the coding sequence ATGGACATGGTCACGCGCGTTGACAGTGCGGATGCCGACCCAGCGAGCCGAGCTGCTCCGGTGAACTCACACAACGAGTGGGACCCGCTGGAGGAAGTGAGAGTCGGAAGGCTCGAGGGTGCGGCAATCCCCTCCGACCATCCGGTTGTCACCTGCAACATTCCGGGCATGGCTGCGCGAGCCCAGTCGCTGCTCGCAGGCTTCCATTATCCAAAGATCATGATTGAACCCGCGCAGCGCGAGCTTGACCACTTTGTCGCTCTGCTACAATCGCTGGGCATCGTGGTAAAGCGGCCGGAAGCGGTCGACCACAAGAAGCGCTTCGGCACGCCGGAATGGTCCTCGTGGGGCTTCTGCAATTCCTGCCCGCGCGACAGCCTGCTTGTGATTGGCGGGGAGATCATTGAAACGCCGATGGTTTGGCCATGTCGCTACTTCGAAACGCACTCCTATCGTCCGATCCTGAAGGACTATTTCCGACGTGGCGCGCGCTGGACCGCCGCGCCCAGGCCGCAGCTGACGAACGAGCTGTTCGATCCAGAGTTTCACGTGCCCGAGAAAGGCGAGCCGATCTCGTACATCCTCACCGAATTTGAACCGGTCTTTGACGCCGCCGATTTCTTTCGCTGCGGGCGCGACCTGTTCGTGACCCGCAGCAACGTAACCAATGCGTCCGGCATTGAATGGCTGCGTCGGCATCTTGGCGACGGCTATCGCATTCATGAAATCAAGAGTCGCTGTCCCACTCCGATGCACATCGATACCACCATTCTGCCGCTTGGCCCCGGCAAGATTCTGATCAATCCCGAATACATTGACGCCGACCAACTTCCGGCCATCTTGAAAAAATGGGACATCCTCGTGGCCCCGGAGCCCGACCCGATAACCGATCCTATGCTCAGGATTACCTCGTTATGTGGGAAATGGCTCAACATGAACGTGCTGATGGTGGACGAGAAGCGAGTTATCGTTGATCCGCATCATACCGCAACGATGCGTGCGTTGGAGAATTGGGGATTCGAGCCCATTCCCTGCGAGTTCTTGCACTATGCCGCATTTGGCGGAGCCTTCCATTGCGCCACCCTCGACATCCGGCGGTGCGGCACGTTGCAAAGTTATTTTTGA